Proteins encoded by one window of Akkermansia muciniphila ATCC BAA-835:
- a CDS encoding class I SAM-dependent methyltransferase produces the protein MNNTDRFTGKARAYAQGRPDYPSSVVGLLTRESRRENPRLADIGSGTGILSRAMLERGWTVYGVEPNDDMRKEAEKRLSAFPRFHSVAGTAERTGLPGSSVDLVTAAQSFHWFDAAAFKRECRRILSGGGKVALIWNSRVEDSPVVREEGNIHRLYCPCFYGFSGGLAKLTDSIGAFFNHRFQIFRFPNDLSYTREQYLRRMMSTSYALTEGGEERSSWLDALEKLFDRFETEGRVTVPNETVVYLGKC, from the coding sequence ATGAATAATACTGACCGATTTACTGGAAAAGCCCGGGCTTATGCCCAGGGCAGACCCGATTATCCCTCCTCCGTTGTTGGGCTTCTGACGCGGGAGAGCCGCCGGGAGAATCCCCGTCTGGCGGATATAGGTTCCGGAACGGGCATTCTTTCCCGCGCCATGCTGGAGCGCGGCTGGACCGTGTATGGCGTGGAGCCCAATGATGACATGCGGAAGGAAGCGGAGAAACGGCTGTCCGCTTTTCCCCGTTTTCATTCCGTGGCGGGAACGGCGGAGCGGACCGGGCTTCCCGGATCTTCGGTGGATCTGGTGACGGCGGCGCAGTCATTCCACTGGTTTGACGCCGCCGCGTTCAAGAGGGAATGCCGCCGTATTCTGTCCGGAGGAGGCAAGGTCGCACTGATTTGGAACTCCAGGGTGGAAGACAGTCCCGTTGTCCGGGAAGAAGGAAATATCCACCGTCTTTACTGTCCGTGTTTTTATGGATTCAGCGGAGGGCTGGCGAAGTTGACGGACAGCATTGGAGCGTTTTTCAACCACCGTTTCCAGATATTCCGCTTTCCAAATGATTTGTCCTACACGCGGGAGCAGTATCTCCGCCGCATGATGTCCACCTCCTATGCCTTGACGGAGGGCGGAGAAGAGCGGTCCTCCTGGCTGGACGCCCTGGAAAAGCTGTTTGACCGGTTTGAAACGGAGGGGCGCGTTACGGTTCCGAATGAAACTGTGGTGTATCTGGGGAAGTGCTGA
- a CDS encoding NAD(+) synthase — protein MFGYYRLASAVPQLRVAEVDYNVDQLTEGFRKAAEQQAAAVVFPELCITGYSCGDLFFQPNLRKAALNGLLRFTEATEGSGTIAVVGLPFLHEDALYNTAAVVQSGRILALVPKTVLPNYREFYEKRQFTSGRELGTGVKEVTVNGVHIPFGTEIVFHEESSPFSFGVEICEDLWSVIPPSSKLALLGARAILNPSAGTELTGKAAYRRELVRQQSGRCLCAYVLSSAGVHESTTDTVFGGHSLIADNGRPAAEGERFCRESTLIFADVDFERLEAARLSESSFNDSKSLFPAGNALHLALPEQVPGAPGLEYAFNPALPFLPSPSRRRERCEEIISIQTAGLAKRMEHTRAQRLVIGISGGLDSTLALLICSRACRALKRPASDILAVTMPGFGTTDRTHDNAVTMCRLLGVELREIPISECCLRHFADIGHDPAERTTTYENVQARERTQILMDLANKTGGLVVGTGDLSEIALGWSTYNGDHMSMYAVNCSIPKTLIRCLIEHIAEESSPELAATLADINNTPVSPELLPPSDDGTIEQKTEDVLGPYDLHDFFLFHFIKYGAEPDKILHLAEHAFRGEFQPDFIRRCLGIFIRRFFRQQFKRSCMPDGPKVGTISLSPRGDWRMPSDACGTVWEKAIPHY, from the coding sequence ATGTTCGGATATTACAGACTTGCCTCCGCCGTCCCCCAGCTCCGCGTGGCTGAAGTGGACTACAATGTCGACCAACTTACGGAGGGATTCCGGAAAGCCGCAGAACAGCAGGCGGCGGCCGTCGTTTTCCCGGAACTGTGCATTACGGGCTATTCCTGCGGAGACCTTTTCTTCCAGCCGAACCTGAGGAAAGCAGCCCTGAACGGCCTGCTCCGCTTTACGGAAGCCACGGAAGGCTCCGGCACGATTGCCGTGGTGGGCCTGCCCTTCCTTCATGAAGACGCTCTGTATAATACGGCGGCGGTAGTGCAGTCCGGCCGCATTCTGGCTCTGGTGCCCAAAACCGTGCTCCCCAACTACCGGGAATTCTACGAAAAGCGGCAATTCACCTCCGGCAGGGAATTGGGTACAGGAGTGAAGGAAGTCACAGTCAATGGGGTGCATATCCCGTTCGGGACGGAAATCGTTTTTCATGAAGAATCGTCTCCCTTCAGTTTTGGCGTGGAAATATGTGAAGACCTGTGGAGCGTCATTCCTCCCAGTTCCAAACTGGCTCTTCTGGGTGCCAGAGCCATTCTCAACCCTTCCGCAGGAACGGAACTCACCGGTAAGGCCGCATACAGGAGGGAACTGGTCAGACAGCAGAGCGGCAGATGCCTCTGCGCCTATGTCCTTTCCTCCGCAGGTGTGCATGAATCCACCACAGACACCGTATTCGGCGGCCATTCCCTCATTGCGGACAACGGCAGGCCAGCAGCGGAGGGGGAACGGTTCTGCAGGGAAAGCACCCTCATCTTTGCGGACGTGGATTTTGAACGGCTGGAGGCGGCGCGCCTCTCTGAAAGCTCCTTCAATGACAGCAAATCCCTTTTCCCTGCCGGGAATGCCCTGCATCTGGCCCTGCCGGAACAGGTTCCCGGAGCGCCCGGCCTGGAATACGCTTTCAACCCGGCACTGCCCTTTCTGCCTTCTCCGTCCCGCCGCCGGGAACGGTGTGAAGAAATCATCTCCATCCAAACGGCAGGTCTGGCCAAAAGAATGGAACATACCCGCGCGCAACGGCTCGTCATCGGCATCTCCGGCGGGCTGGACTCCACGCTGGCTCTGCTCATCTGCTCCCGCGCCTGCCGTGCGCTGAAGCGCCCTGCCTCGGACATTCTGGCCGTGACAATGCCCGGTTTCGGCACCACGGACAGAACCCATGACAATGCCGTAACCATGTGCCGCCTTCTGGGCGTGGAACTTCGTGAAATCCCCATCTCGGAATGCTGCCTCCGGCACTTCGCCGACATCGGGCACGATCCTGCCGAACGAACCACCACTTATGAAAACGTCCAGGCCCGCGAACGCACGCAAATTCTGATGGATTTGGCCAATAAAACCGGGGGGCTGGTCGTGGGAACAGGGGACTTGTCGGAAATTGCCCTGGGATGGAGCACCTACAATGGGGACCACATGTCCATGTACGCGGTCAACTGCTCCATTCCGAAAACGCTGATACGCTGCCTCATTGAACACATCGCGGAAGAATCATCCCCGGAACTGGCAGCCACCCTCGCGGACATCAACAACACTCCCGTCAGCCCGGAACTCCTGCCGCCGTCGGACGACGGCACCATTGAGCAGAAAACGGAAGATGTGCTTGGGCCTTACGACCTGCACGACTTTTTCCTCTTCCACTTCATTAAATACGGTGCGGAACCGGATAAAATCCTGCACCTGGCGGAACATGCCTTCCGCGGCGAATTTCAGCCGGACTTCATCCGCCGCTGCCTCGGCATCTTCATCCGCCGTTTCTTCCGTCAGCAATTCAAGCGCAGCTGCATGCCGGACGGCCCCAAGGTGGGCACCATTTCCCTTTCCCCGCGCGGGGACTGGCGCATGCCTTCCGACGCCTGCGGAACCGTGTGGGAAAAAGCCATCCCCCACTACTGA
- a CDS encoding DMT family transporter: MSWIYLVLAGLCEIGWPLGFKLSQTPGTGPGKFAACIACSVFSMVLSGFLLWLAQRNIPIGTAYAVWTGIGALGTFLVGILWFGDSSNIWRMLAASFLLIGIIGLKLAPGH, encoded by the coding sequence ATGTCCTGGATTTATCTGGTGTTGGCCGGTCTCTGCGAGATCGGATGGCCTCTGGGTTTCAAACTTTCTCAAACGCCCGGCACTGGGCCCGGCAAATTCGCCGCCTGTATCGCCTGCTCCGTTTTCAGCATGGTTCTGAGCGGTTTTCTTTTGTGGCTTGCCCAGCGGAACATCCCCATCGGCACCGCTTATGCGGTATGGACCGGCATTGGCGCGTTGGGCACGTTCCTGGTTGGTATTCTGTGGTTCGGGGATTCTTCCAATATCTGGCGCATGCTGGCGGCATCCTTCCTGCTGATAGGCATTATCGGGCTGAAGTTGGCCCCCGGGCATTGA
- a CDS encoding PEP-CTERM sorting domain-containing protein: MAIHYSLTAIILTGSMASTGIAATTWTSATPDLSPTSQYLCTGWSFCLGEAGSRLITTSTPHSQPMDAEVRLTSIDFNLREARKNGTGLLIVQHSGGIQTIIGKSDNTISTGNYVSGTWTFTNGPILNTGTTYYAMFTETDLSAISIGDCWDNDFFSINGSRRIDNSMDNAAGTGPSVNQLALVGSNWQKDFIARNDNMVPTGLQIHTQAVPEPASALLLTFGMALLPFRRRKSPTL, translated from the coding sequence ATGGCTATTCATTATTCACTTACCGCCATCATTCTGACCGGAAGCATGGCTTCCACGGGAATCGCGGCTACTACATGGACAAGCGCCACCCCCGATCTCTCCCCCACATCCCAGTACCTGTGCACCGGATGGTCTTTCTGCCTGGGAGAAGCAGGGTCAAGGCTTATCACGACCAGCACGCCGCATTCCCAGCCAATGGATGCAGAAGTACGTCTAACGTCCATTGATTTCAATTTGAGAGAGGCCAGAAAGAACGGAACAGGCCTGCTCATCGTGCAACATTCAGGCGGTATCCAAACCATTATCGGCAAATCGGACAATACCATTTCTACTGGAAACTATGTTTCCGGAACATGGACTTTTACCAACGGGCCAATTTTAAACACAGGCACTACTTATTACGCCATGTTTACTGAAACGGATCTGTCCGCCATCAGCATAGGAGACTGCTGGGACAACGATTTCTTCTCCATCAACGGTTCCCGGCGTATCGACAATTCCATGGATAACGCAGCCGGAACGGGGCCGTCTGTCAACCAGCTCGCTTTAGTCGGCTCCAATTGGCAAAAGGACTTTATTGCCCGTAACGATAACATGGTTCCCACAGGTCTTCAAATCCATACACAGGCCGTACCGGAACCGGCAAGCGCATTGCTGCTTACGTTTGGCATGGCGCTTCTGCCCTTCAGACGCCGCAAATCTCCCACACTTTAA
- a CDS encoding sialidase family protein, whose translation MNLHLSSLAALLLASYLPAQATVPAHSPSTAFIRSGLPIVDLDQWTEAQVVVDKEKGKYLGHPTTLLLKDGKTILCVYPKGHGSGEIILKKSTDGGKTWSERLPVPESWKTSREVPTLYETEDSRGKRRILLFSGIQGGNRNTAPRNRMAVSEDNGTTWSELTPIPNQVGGIVVMSDLIPLKTGKGHYMASYHANARGKDGHGEFHTIEQYVTFTEDGGLTWTSPQVIFPGTRDMHLCEGGFVRSPDGKTIALLLRENSRHHNSQIMFSEDEGKTWTPPKELPAALCGDRHQILPLPDGRLLVQFRDAPPTRKKGQAASPTEGDWVAWIGRWEDLKNGTEGSYKIRFKDNRNGWDCAYPAAELLPDHTLVCTTYGHFDKGELPYILSVRFKISDTDKMVKQYAGNNHPKIKNDTGAGETVFDPNEPDSVNRLLKRP comes from the coding sequence ATGAATCTGCACCTATCATCCCTGGCAGCGTTGCTCCTGGCATCATACCTTCCGGCGCAGGCCACCGTACCGGCCCATTCCCCTTCCACAGCGTTCATCCGGAGCGGCCTCCCGATCGTTGATCTGGATCAATGGACAGAAGCCCAGGTAGTAGTCGACAAGGAAAAAGGAAAATACCTGGGACATCCAACGACGCTATTGCTGAAAGACGGAAAAACCATTCTGTGCGTTTATCCTAAAGGGCACGGCTCCGGGGAAATCATCCTGAAGAAATCCACGGACGGAGGCAAAACATGGAGCGAAAGGCTGCCGGTTCCAGAATCATGGAAAACCAGCAGGGAAGTACCCACACTATATGAAACGGAAGACTCCCGGGGCAAGCGCCGCATTCTGCTTTTCAGCGGCATTCAGGGGGGAAACAGAAACACAGCCCCCAGAAACCGGATGGCGGTCAGTGAAGACAACGGAACAACATGGTCCGAGCTGACCCCCATTCCCAACCAGGTCGGAGGCATTGTTGTCATGAGTGACCTGATTCCTCTAAAAACGGGAAAAGGGCATTATATGGCCTCCTACCATGCCAATGCCCGGGGCAAAGACGGACATGGAGAGTTTCACACCATTGAACAATATGTCACCTTTACGGAAGACGGTGGGCTGACCTGGACCTCCCCCCAGGTCATTTTCCCAGGGACAAGGGACATGCACCTGTGTGAGGGAGGTTTTGTCCGCAGCCCGGACGGAAAAACAATCGCGCTGCTGTTACGGGAAAACAGCAGGCACCATAACTCCCAGATCATGTTTTCCGAAGATGAAGGTAAAACATGGACTCCCCCCAAAGAACTGCCGGCAGCCCTGTGCGGAGACCGCCACCAGATTCTTCCCCTGCCTGACGGAAGGCTTCTGGTTCAATTCAGGGATGCTCCCCCGACCAGGAAGAAAGGGCAGGCCGCCAGCCCGACGGAAGGAGACTGGGTAGCATGGATAGGCCGGTGGGAAGACCTGAAAAACGGCACGGAAGGCTCATATAAAATCCGTTTTAAGGACAACCGCAACGGTTGGGACTGCGCCTACCCGGCCGCCGAACTATTGCCGGACCATACCCTGGTATGCACTACCTACGGACACTTTGACAAAGGGGAATTGCCATACATCCTCTCCGTCAGATTTAAAATCAGCGATACGGACAAGATGGTCAAACAATATGCGGGGAACAATCACCCCAAGATCAAAAATGACACAGGAGCGGGAGAAACCGTTTTTGACCCCAATGAGCCGGACTCCGTTAATCGCCTTCTGAAACGTCCCTGA
- a CDS encoding substrate-binding domain-containing protein, translating to MDTQPGETAQSRTVAKLKHRLRSGQFINAMPGERELSKALAAGRGTIRKALAQLQEEGFIAAPDKNRARKIIRTSTSPVQPLPLLEKRVCFLSSVPIRDIPQSIWVELYQLEKALRIEGMALQLVEATWAEKNNPDMRLEKLETEHPGSCWILYRTTEEVQLWFKRKSIPCLVRGVSYPSSNLPYLDTHWEVLAGHAAGYLYQKGHRRIALCIPDSKLRGNRLMEQGFLSFQGEHYTPYVIRMPSDAIKAAQELNRIDLADTGITALISTRSRMLISIISWAATMAKSIPEEISLLSLVHEPYLNHVTPPITSYRSPAEKTTRRLIRMIEALLEHRRISNSLILPELCPGQSISTLNSPPPAFESIK from the coding sequence ATGGATACACAGCCTGGGGAAACGGCCCAGTCAAGAACCGTTGCCAAATTAAAGCACCGCCTCCGGTCCGGGCAATTCATAAACGCCATGCCCGGAGAACGGGAACTAAGCAAAGCGCTCGCCGCCGGCAGGGGAACCATCCGGAAAGCCCTCGCGCAGCTGCAGGAAGAGGGCTTCATAGCGGCTCCGGATAAAAACAGGGCCAGGAAAATCATCAGGACTTCTACAAGCCCTGTGCAGCCTCTGCCCCTGCTGGAAAAACGCGTTTGCTTCCTCTCCTCCGTTCCTATCCGGGACATCCCCCAAAGCATTTGGGTGGAACTTTACCAACTGGAAAAAGCGTTGCGAATCGAAGGTATGGCGCTTCAGCTGGTTGAAGCCACATGGGCAGAAAAAAACAATCCGGACATGCGGCTGGAAAAACTGGAAACAGAACATCCCGGCTCCTGCTGGATACTCTACCGTACCACGGAAGAAGTACAACTGTGGTTTAAGCGGAAAAGCATCCCCTGCCTGGTCCGGGGAGTTTCCTACCCTTCCTCCAATCTGCCGTATCTGGATACGCATTGGGAAGTGCTGGCCGGTCACGCGGCCGGCTACCTGTACCAGAAAGGACACCGTCGGATCGCGCTCTGCATACCGGATTCCAAGCTGAGAGGCAACAGGCTCATGGAACAGGGGTTCCTCTCCTTCCAGGGGGAACATTATACCCCCTATGTCATCCGCATGCCGTCGGATGCCATTAAGGCAGCCCAGGAACTCAACCGAATTGACCTGGCGGATACGGGTATCACCGCCTTAATTTCTACCCGGAGCAGAATGCTGATATCCATCATCTCCTGGGCGGCCACCATGGCTAAAAGCATCCCGGAGGAAATAAGCCTGCTCAGCCTGGTTCATGAACCTTACCTGAACCATGTCACTCCCCCCATTACCTCCTACCGCTCCCCTGCAGAAAAAACGACGCGCAGGCTTATCCGGATGATTGAAGCCCTGCTGGAACATCGCCGTATCTCCAATAGCCTCATCCTCCCGGAGTTATGCCCCGGCCAATCCATCAGTACGTTGAATTCCCCCCCTCCTGCCTTTGAATCCATCAAGTAA
- a CDS encoding sialidase family protein, with protein sequence MMNSVFKCLMSAVCAVALPAFGQEEKTGFPTDRAVTVFSAGEGNPYASIRIPALLSIGKGQLLAFAEGRYKNTDQGENDIIMSVSKNGGKTWSRPRAIAKAHGATFNNPCPVYDAKTRTVTVVFQRYPAGVKERQPNIPDGWDDEKCIRNFMIQSRNGGSSWTKPQEITKTTKRPSGVDIMASGPNAGTQLKSGAHKGRLVIPMNEGPFGKWVISCIYSDDGGKSWKLGQPTANMKGMVNETSIAETDNGGVVMVARHWGAGNCRRIAWSQDGGETWGQVEDAPELFCDSTQNSLMTYSLSDQPAYGGKSRILFSGPSAGRRIKGQVAMSYDNGKTWPVKKLLGEGGFAYSSLAMVEPGIVGVLYEENQEHIKKLKFVPITMEWLTDGEDTGLAPGKKAPVLK encoded by the coding sequence ATGATGAATTCCGTATTCAAGTGTTTGATGAGTGCCGTATGCGCCGTGGCATTGCCGGCGTTCGGGCAGGAAGAGAAAACCGGTTTCCCTACGGACAGGGCTGTGACCGTATTCAGCGCCGGGGAGGGTAATCCCTATGCGTCCATCCGTATTCCCGCCCTGCTCAGTATCGGCAAGGGCCAGCTTCTGGCATTCGCCGAAGGACGGTACAAAAATACCGACCAGGGGGAGAACGATATTATCATGAGCGTCAGCAAGAATGGCGGGAAGACCTGGTCCCGTCCCCGGGCGATAGCCAAGGCCCATGGCGCCACGTTCAATAATCCGTGCCCCGTTTATGATGCCAAAACCAGGACCGTGACTGTCGTATTCCAGCGTTACCCTGCCGGGGTCAAGGAGCGGCAGCCCAATATCCCGGACGGATGGGATGATGAAAAGTGCATCCGCAATTTCATGATTCAGAGCAGGAACGGAGGTTCTTCCTGGACGAAGCCGCAGGAGATCACGAAGACGACCAAGCGTCCTTCCGGAGTGGATATTATGGCGTCCGGCCCGAATGCGGGAACCCAGCTGAAGAGCGGCGCCCACAAGGGCCGCCTGGTGATTCCGATGAATGAAGGGCCGTTCGGCAAATGGGTGATTTCCTGCATTTACAGCGATGACGGCGGCAAGAGCTGGAAGCTGGGCCAGCCGACTGCCAATATGAAGGGCATGGTGAACGAGACGTCCATTGCGGAAACGGATAACGGCGGCGTTGTGATGGTTGCGCGCCATTGGGGCGCAGGCAATTGCCGCCGTATTGCGTGGTCCCAGGATGGCGGGGAGACCTGGGGACAGGTGGAGGACGCTCCGGAGCTGTTTTGCGACAGTACCCAGAATTCCCTGATGACGTATTCCCTGAGCGACCAGCCTGCCTATGGCGGCAAAAGCCGCATTCTGTTTTCCGGGCCCAGTGCGGGCCGGCGCATTAAGGGACAGGTGGCCATGAGCTATGACAACGGCAAGACCTGGCCGGTGAAGAAATTGCTGGGCGAGGGCGGTTTTGCCTATTCCAGCCTTGCCATGGTGGAACCCGGCATCGTTGGGGTGCTTTATGAGGAGAACCAGGAGCATATTAAAAAGCTGAAGTTTGTTCCCATTACCATGGAATGGCTGACGGACGGAGAAGACACAGGGCTGGCTCCCGGCAAAAAAGCTCCTGTTCTCAAGTAG
- a CDS encoding M60 family metallopeptidase yields the protein MNRILPLLSLPLLSLAAVFAANTPEHIGNDLKLFKDSSCTSLKPDVKNTSAFQSDAMKELATKILAGHYKPDYLYAEYRALPSPRQTGKNLRIGDGFSKYDNMTGVYLEKGRHVVLVGKTEGQEISLLLPNLMRKPAEGVQPTKDPNGWGLHKKQIPLKEGINIIDVETPANAYISYFTEDAGKAPKIPVHFVTGKANGYFDTTRGDTNKDWVRLLDQAVSPIMDARGKYIQVAYPVEFLKKFTKDRGTELINAYDKLIGIQYQLMGLDKYGKIPENRVLARVNFNYYMFRDGDGVAYLGNDGTMRMVTDPENVLKGDACWGFSHEVGHVMQMRPMTWGGMTEVSNNIFSLQAAAKTGNESRLKRQGSYDKARKEIIEGEIAYLQSKDVFNKLVPLWQLHLYFTKNGHPDFYPDVMEYLRNNAGNYGGNDTVKYQFEFVKACCDVTKTDLTDFFEKWGFFKPGKFHIGDYAQYDFNVTPEMVEETKKWIAGKGYPKPETDITELSE from the coding sequence ATGAACCGAATCCTTCCATTACTATCCCTTCCCCTGCTGTCGCTCGCAGCGGTATTTGCCGCTAATACGCCGGAACACATCGGCAACGACCTCAAACTGTTCAAAGACTCCTCCTGCACCTCCCTGAAGCCGGATGTGAAAAACACCTCCGCCTTCCAGTCTGACGCGATGAAGGAACTCGCGACCAAAATCCTGGCAGGCCATTACAAGCCGGACTACCTGTATGCCGAATACCGGGCCCTCCCCTCACCGCGCCAGACGGGGAAAAATCTCAGAATCGGCGACGGATTCAGCAAATACGACAACATGACGGGCGTCTATCTGGAAAAGGGGAGGCATGTCGTCCTGGTCGGCAAGACGGAGGGGCAGGAAATCAGCCTCCTTCTGCCGAACCTGATGCGCAAGCCGGCCGAAGGAGTGCAGCCCACAAAAGACCCCAACGGCTGGGGATTGCATAAAAAGCAGATTCCGCTCAAGGAAGGAATCAACATCATTGACGTGGAAACGCCCGCCAACGCCTATATCAGCTATTTCACCGAAGACGCCGGCAAGGCGCCGAAAATCCCCGTCCATTTCGTAACCGGCAAAGCCAACGGCTACTTTGACACCACCCGGGGCGACACCAACAAGGACTGGGTTCGCCTGCTTGACCAGGCCGTCTCTCCGATCATGGATGCCCGGGGAAAATACATCCAGGTTGCCTACCCCGTAGAATTCCTGAAAAAATTCACCAAAGACCGCGGAACCGAACTCATCAACGCCTACGACAAGCTCATCGGCATCCAATACCAGCTGATGGGCCTGGATAAATACGGCAAAATCCCGGAAAACCGCGTCCTGGCCCGCGTGAACTTCAACTACTACATGTTCCGCGACGGAGACGGAGTCGCCTACCTCGGAAACGACGGGACAATGCGCATGGTAACCGACCCTGAAAACGTTCTCAAGGGCGATGCCTGCTGGGGATTCTCCCACGAAGTCGGACACGTCATGCAAATGCGCCCGATGACCTGGGGCGGCATGACGGAAGTCAGCAACAACATCTTTTCCCTGCAGGCCGCAGCCAAAACAGGCAATGAAAGCCGCCTGAAGCGCCAGGGCAGCTACGACAAGGCGCGCAAGGAAATCATCGAAGGGGAAATCGCCTACCTGCAATCTAAGGATGTCTTCAATAAGCTGGTTCCCCTGTGGCAGCTCCATCTTTACTTTACCAAAAACGGACACCCCGACTTCTATCCTGACGTCATGGAGTACCTGCGCAACAACGCGGGAAACTACGGAGGGAACGACACCGTCAAATACCAGTTCGAATTCGTCAAGGCATGCTGTGACGTCACAAAAACCGACCTGACAGACTTCTTTGAGAAATGGGGATTCTTCAAACCCGGAAAATTCCACATCGGCGACTATGCCCAGTACGACTTTAACGTCACCCCTGAAATGGTGGAGGAAACGAAAAAGTGGATTGCCGGCAAAGGCTACCCGAAACCCGAAACCGACATCACCGAACTAAGCGAGTAA
- a CDS encoding HNH endonuclease, with protein sequence MNKRYKQICYLCGKKLSRGSSNRTVDHIPPRGFFPENFDRKVNLPTVLCCRKCNNSYARLDEEFRFLLSSGNYRSKAGDWIWNNKSEPKIGKSLINFCADLVRGFRGYEILQMEDSFSQAVNITVSYTEKILPFFSRLAKGFLVYDSHNYKNYDFVVFPLYNYPEIYNIMMKYPDKRSFLDDNGEHIFSYVYQHDQKFDKGFFFFSFYKDQHFGVLFERSIYTSTSEKKILDDIIKKWNIY encoded by the coding sequence ATGAACAAGAGATATAAGCAAATTTGTTATTTATGTGGAAAGAAACTATCTAGAGGTTCTTCTAATAGAACTGTGGATCATATTCCACCAAGAGGATTTTTTCCTGAAAATTTTGATCGAAAAGTTAATTTACCAACTGTTTTATGTTGTAGAAAATGTAATAACTCATACGCTAGGCTTGATGAAGAATTCCGATTCTTGCTCTCTAGTGGCAATTATCGTTCAAAAGCAGGAGATTGGATTTGGAACAACAAATCCGAACCTAAAATTGGAAAAAGTCTAATTAATTTTTGTGCAGACCTAGTAAGAGGTTTCAGGGGATATGAGATTCTTCAAATGGAAGATTCTTTTTCACAAGCGGTCAACATAACAGTTTCTTACACAGAAAAAATACTTCCTTTTTTTAGCAGACTAGCAAAAGGATTTTTAGTGTATGATTCACATAATTATAAAAATTATGACTTTGTTGTATTTCCCTTGTATAATTATCCAGAAATATACAATATAATGATGAAATATCCTGATAAAAGATCATTTTTAGATGATAACGGGGAACATATATTTTCTTATGTTTATCAACATGATCAAAAATTCGATAAAGGATTCTTTTTCTTTTCTTTTTATAAAGATCAGCATTTTGGTGTTCTTTTTGAAAGGTCAATTTACACTTCTACTTCAGAAAAGAAAATTTTGGATGATATAATTAAGAAATGGAATATTTATTAA
- the ruvB gene encoding Holliday junction branch migration DNA helicase RuvB has protein sequence MGESFYTRTTEAPSSAFDLSLRPPAFSEFCGQEKIKDRLMLMVEAARQRDDVLDHILLSGPPGLGKTTLANIIANAVGCRIHTTSGPQIEKAGDLAGVLTNLEKGDILFIDEIHRLHPAIEEYLYPAMEDFRLDIIIDQGPNARSIQLNLPKFTLVGATTRAGMLTSPLRSRFGLVNRLDYYTREELCAIIERSAGLLNVPVDPEGALQIALRSRGTPRVANSLLRWVRDYAQVRGDGVITEQLAHDALTMIEIDDDGLDEMDKRLLEAMIYKFNGGPVGLSSLAVAVGEDASTLEDVHEPFLIMQGYISRTPRGRVAMPSAYLKMGAAPPANGQGWLL, from the coding sequence ATGGGAGAGTCCTTTTACACACGCACCACGGAGGCCCCCTCCTCCGCCTTCGATTTGTCCCTCAGACCGCCCGCTTTCAGCGAGTTCTGCGGCCAGGAAAAGATTAAGGACCGCCTGATGCTGATGGTGGAAGCCGCCAGACAGCGCGACGACGTGCTGGACCATATCCTGTTGAGCGGCCCGCCGGGCCTGGGGAAGACGACGCTTGCTAATATTATCGCGAATGCCGTCGGCTGCCGCATTCATACGACTTCCGGCCCCCAGATTGAAAAGGCGGGAGACCTGGCCGGCGTGCTGACCAATCTGGAAAAGGGGGATATTCTGTTTATTGACGAGATCCACCGCCTGCACCCGGCCATTGAGGAGTATCTGTACCCGGCCATGGAGGATTTCCGGCTGGATATTATCATCGACCAGGGGCCGAACGCCCGCTCCATCCAGCTCAACCTGCCCAAGTTCACCCTGGTGGGGGCCACCACCCGCGCCGGGATGCTGACCAGCCCGCTGCGTTCCCGCTTCGGCCTGGTGAACCGGCTGGATTATTATACGCGGGAGGAGCTGTGCGCCATTATCGAACGGTCCGCGGGGCTGCTGAACGTGCCCGTGGACCCGGAGGGCGCCCTGCAGATCGCGCTGCGCTCCCGCGGCACGCCCCGCGTGGCCAATTCCCTGCTGCGCTGGGTGCGGGATTACGCCCAGGTGCGCGGCGACGGCGTGATTACGGAGCAGTTGGCGCACGATGCCCTGACCATGATTGAGATTGACGACGACGGCCTGGACGAGATGGACAAGCGCCTGCTGGAAGCGATGATTTACAAGTTCAACGGCGGCCCGGTGGGCCTTTCCTCCCTGGCGGTGGCCGTAGGGGAGGACGCTTCCACGCTGGAGGACGTGCACGAGCCTTTCCTGATTATGCAGGGGTATATCAGCCGCACCCCCAGGGGGCGCGTGGCGATGCCCTCCGCCTATCTCAAGATGGGAGCCGCGCCGCCCGCCAACGGCCAGGGGTGGCTGTTGTAA